The genomic interval GTCTCTGACAAGATCCACCGGCGCACTGAGGAACTCTGCCAGAAAATCCATGCCCGTGGTGAGGAAAGGCACCATTTTGTTatacttatttgtttattaaaatacttatttttttgcCATATATCTAGGGACTTTAGGGTGGCTGACAGAAAAAATCAATTTAACCAGTTTGAAacattggcatggtacagaccaccccaaaagggtggcctctcggtgcctgtttttctgctggaggaaagccgcagccgccaaatcACGTAGCTTTCcgctggtgcaaaaagaacccgcggAAGCGAGTTCTTTTCAAGCGGtggtggcataacaagtgtgccactacACACTCGTTACGTAAGCGCTGTGTGGACGCCGCACTGCGCTTACATAACTATGGCGGTGCCTATGTAAACAGGGTgtcaccattgttatgcccttgtcacgtgctaggattGCGGGGTGTGAGggtgctctgcccccaggcaaccctagcatgtgacgagggcattgCAAAGGcctgtatgtactgggccataaaAACAGTACGCTACACTAAACAGTTTGACAAATTGTTAACATCTTTTGTGTCATGCCATGTGAGGATCTGTGTTACACATTAGGTGTGGAAGGGAAATCTGAGATACAGTGTTTCTTGAATCCATGAGAAAGAGGAGCTGAATAAAGAAAGAGTAGCAGAAAGACCGTTTTTGTTTTCATAGTAGTTGAGAtgggaaggatttttttaaaaaggtaaccaTTTTGTAAGTTCTCAGgtgatttctcccccccccccaccccttccaGTGGAGTTTGATCAGCTAGAAGAAGCAGTGAAGGCTCTCAACAAGGACCTGACGAGAGAGAACCGACATCTTCAGGACCTCACTACCCAGCTGCAGGAGAAGCACCATAAGATCTCCCTGGAGGTAGGTGCTTTGCTCAGAGACCAGCAGGGTCTGTATGTGGGTGTTGCTGACATGGAAGGAGAAGCTTCTCTGATGTCTGTCATATTTATCCATCTCTCCTCTACTCCTACCTGCTCAGTATACAGAGCTGCAGGACAAGGTGACCTCATCAGAGACCAAAGTGCTGGAGATGGAAACAACAATTGAGGACTTGCAgtgggacattgagaaactgcgCAAGCGGGAGCAGAAGCTGAACAAGCACCTGGCTGAGGCGCTGGAGCAGGCAAGCCAAGGCTTCGAGTGGCTCTTGATCTCTCCCAATCCCACCCACATAAAGCTCTCATCTTGCTAAAAATGGCTCTTGCATGGCACTTGAGGGAGGTTACTTTGGGGACTATGactcccaggctgcatctgcactgcagaagtaatccaatttggcaccacattaactgccatggctcaatgctatggaattttgagatttgtagtttgttgtcagagctctctgacagaaaatgttaaatagctcacagaactacacatcccagaattccgtagcattgagcaatgacaactgaagtggtgtcaaactgcattatttctgtagtgcagatgcagctccagACTCCTATGACCAGCATGCTAAGCAGCAgggtctgggaactgtagtccctaaaagaactttccaagctctgttgttatattctccttcccccccccctcctcttttggAGAAGGATGAAGGCTGTAGTGCAGAACAGTCTTTTAATATACTTTTATTCagattgttatgtttttaaatgatttcatactgttttaaattatgggtgttttaatatgatagtGTAATTGCTCTTTTTTATCACCAGATATTTAACTGTATAGCCTTATAAGCCACTGtaggtcccatattgggagaaaagtgataTAAAAATTAATTCAGTAACTAAATAAATACTTTCTGCTATTTTTATCATGTAACTAATGGATAAGCAGTTTTCTAgcagtattattattaagctttgtttatatagtgctgtaaatttacacagcactgtatatacaatTTCACAGTAAGGCAGAAAGAGTGAGAAATGTGTAGTACATGTGGTATAACTGTAACCTCTTCCTTGGATGTGGGATTCACAGAGCATGGTGGCCATGATGTTCTTTGGCCAGGGCAGCTACAGAGCTGAaaaaccttctttttaaaaaattcagttttGATTGCTTGGGAATTGAACCAGTCCATGAGTTGCAAGGACAAAAGCAAGCCACATATTAGTACTGAGCTTTAATCCACCCAGGAAGATAAATTTGAAAGAGGGATTATGTTTTCTCCTCATCACCTGCCACTTAAATTATGGGAATGGAGGCCTGTTCAGGATTGCCTCCATTCATAGAGTGAGATTGGCTGCTGCAGTGAGAACATAATGCAGGGTCTCCTTAGTTTTGGTTCTAGTCTCATGGTACCAACTAAGGACTGTTTTTTCAATAGCTGTAGAACAAGAGTGGACAACCTCTAAAACATCTAAGGGCCTAATTGTGGCCCAAAGGCCCCACTCAGGTCACCCCAGGCATGGAAATGTCTCCCTcatctctgtctctttctgtctctgcctctctctctttctttctctctgtcaacTCATAGCCTAAGTAGCTATGTTCTTTTATGAAAGTTCTTTtctggtattttaaaaacaaacaaacaaacaacttttgTGAGGCCCTGTTTAATCCTCATTTTGCTGGTCCTGATGGCCTACAGGAGCAGAAAAAGACCATTTATGCAGAAAATTTGTTTTTTGATCCAGCGGCTCAGGTGGACCCTGGAGGCCTGTGGGATGCAAAAAGAGCATTGAGGGACCACACGAGGCCATCAGCTGCACTTTGCCCTCTCCTGCTctagagattttaaaatacttGAGATTCAGGTAAATGGAGGTCTGGGTGTGACATGACAGGGATGCTTCCCTTCTCCTTCATGATAAGGTATATTTAGATAAACTGAAATACTTCTGcatttcttacctgcctttctGCTGTTGAAGGCCAATTAGCCTTTGTCGTTGTGGCCTGTTTTGTGGTGAAGAACCTGTTTAGCTATATACTGAAAATGTTCAGGAAAATATATTTGTGGTCTAGAAAGTTCTAAACATCTCTCTCTAATTCTTTGGCAGCTAAATTCTGGTTATTATGCATCTGGCAGTTCTGGCGGGTTTCAGGGAGGGCAGATCACACTTAGCATGCAGAAGGTAAGCGGGAGAAAATGGCTGGAGAGTAAATGGAGGCATTGAGATCTCATGGGGTTTGGTGCTCCCCTTGCCATTATCTCACTGACTCATTTTGGGTTTGCAGTTTGAAATGTTGAATGCAGAGCTGGAGGAGAACCAAGAACTGGCCAATAGTCGTATGGCGGAGCTGGAGAAACTGCAGCACGAAATGCAACAGGCTGTTAGGACCAATGAAAAGCTCAAGGTAGTGATGGTAGATGGGGCTGCCTTGCCAAAGATGTGGAAATTGTGTCCTCTAGAGGAAGAAGTGGACATGGCCAAGGAAGGGATGGGCAATGCCCAGAACTTGAAACTAACTTTTCCCTCTGTGATGCTCAGAATCttctcagccagcatagccaattgacatgctggctagggaattttgggaactccAATTCATAAAGATTTCCAGGTGCCCCAGAAGAGATCTGATCTGTGGTGTGTACCCATTTGAATTGGTTCTGTAGACGTAGACATAGTGCTCTGTTTACATGGGAGGAAGTTCAGCATGGAAACCAATACAAAAATAGAATACAGTCCATTTTTGTTCAGTGGGATTTGTGGCTCATCTCTCTGGTGTCTCAGACTTCACTTACTGTATTATTTACATAATTCCCTTGCGAAGCTGCCAGAGTCTGGAAAAGTGCATGTTCTACCAATTCTATTTGACCAGAATCACGGAGGCAGTGTCTTTCCAGCTATGGGATCTTTCTATTGTGTCCTGTGCCAATATAAATAGTTTCATTTCTCATTTTATGCATTGACACACACAGCATGTCAAGTTTTTCAAAAGTAAGCAAAACAAGACATTTCTTAAGTTGGGGTTTACAGATAGAGTTGGATATGTTGGCTGCCGTAATTTTATGTGTGCATTTGGCACAAGCTCCTGGCTAGCTAACAGCATCCTATTGTTCGTCTTACCTAGAGTATCAACCTATTGAGTCACttagatttacctacatgttgactcactattccgtaattgattcagtggttctacttGGATCTTGTTGCTGTAggatgactctaaggtgaacttatcacagggttttcttagcaagtttctttagGGGGTGTTGCCATCCAATAAAATTCAAGCCAATGGGTGGAGGGACACTTACTTGGGACTAGTGGCTGTGATTGGACACAAGTTGCTAATTTTAATTGGTGTGTTTGTCTCTCAGGTGGCACTACGGAGCTTGCCTGAGGAAGCAGTGAAGGAGACACTGGAGTACAAGGTGCTGCAGTCTCAGTTCTCGCTGCTCTATAATGAGAGTCTGCAGGTGAAAACGCAGCTGGATGAGGCCCGGGCCCTTCTGCTCACCACCAAGAATAGCCATCTGCGCCACATTGAGCACATGGAGGTGAGGGAACCAAGAATGCATATGTGTGCTTGTGGCTTTCACTTTATGAGGTTGGAAGTATATTTATTGTGATACAGCATTGAGATAAGACCAGGATATTTTTATGATTTCAAAACTTGTAGAGTGCTGGATAAGGACTTAAAAATTCTCAGTTCTAGTTCTGATGAAActcacagggtgtccttgggataattgcatgctctctctctctccctttctcctcacTTGACCCACCTTGCTGGGTTGCTATGAGGataaaggggagaggaagagagccaAATGTTGCCATCTTGAAATCATagaaggaaaagcaggatataaatattacaaataaaatagTTCCTTAGATTCtacaaaggagaaagaaatattgGGGTCATCTGATGACTAGCTCCTTATTGgtgatattctctctctctctctttggcaaTAGAGTGATGAGCTGAACCTTCAGAAGAAGCTGCGGACAGAGGTGATCCAACTGGAGGACACGCTGGCTCAGGTGCGCAAGGAGTATGAAATGCTGCGCATTGAATTTGAGCAGAACTTGGCTGCCAATGAGCAAGCAGGTGAGATGGCACCTCCCTCTTGTGTCTTGATGGTAAAAATATAGGTGATTTTTTCCTCACCCCCATACATATACTTATTCTGGGCAAAGTctcctctttctctgtgtctttgagatGAGGTGATGGCCCATCATAGGCATGCACTTAAGCAGTAGACAAGCTAACCACACAAAGGCTGTGGCATCCTTTGTGACGTACGCATACATAGGTCCCTTTTTGATGGGGCACAGAGGACTATTCCTTGGCTTTGCATTCCATCCAGACACCTCCCACTGCCCAGCAGCTGTAAAGACCAACTGCTTCTCTATTATCTAAATCACCCCACTCCTTTCCTCACCAGTAAATGATGCAACAGAGATCCCTCCCTGGGCGAGAAAGCTGCTGGGCATTGGGAGGACACAAAACTGAATTTGTGGAGCTATGAACTCAGGTAGAATCTCAGCCTAAATGTGACAGTTCCTAGTCTCCTTGAAAAGGTGAGTCCagaaactgtagttcaaaaaggtgAATTGTCCAAAGTCTGAAGCTGATTGCCATAGTATGCATAGTATATACACatagttcccccccccaaagttccggaaaccaagccttatgaggaatgacttagggagctggttatgttttagcttggagaaaactgagagaagtgacatgatagttatctttaaatatatgaaggaatgtcacgtagaagatggagcaagcttattttttgctgttccagaacATATGATTCAATTTTTTAGTATCTTTTAATTCAAatttataaaaagagagagagtccACCTAAGAAttagaaataactttttaaaacactgaaagaactgttcaacagtggaacagattccATTGGAGGGTGGACTCTCCATGTTtatacagaggttggatggccatctttcaggagtgctttagttgtgtatttctgcctgGCACtggattggactagatgacccttgtggttgtTTCCGGCTCTATATTTTGTGTTTCTACGAATGCTACAGCGCTACCGTGGGCTGCATTCATCTCACTCACCATGCTTGTGAGAGCTTGCAATATTCTGGTTATCCAGTTTATGGTGGATTCATGTTTTTTTGTGTTAGAACCATGCTAAATTCTTGCacatctccctctcccctccccttttctctctctctctctcaactttgAATCTTAGGTCCCATCAACCGAGAGATGCGTCACCTGATCAGCAGCCTCCAGAACCACAACCATCAGCTGAAGGGTGATGTGCAGCGCTATAAGCGTAAGCTCCGGGAGGTGCAGGCAGAGATCAACAAGGTGGGTCTAGGATGGAGAGAGACTCCAGGAAGTCTTTTTCTTAAGGTTTTCAGCTGAAATTAATTCTGGGAAAGTATATTATGCAGCTttgattaaaaacacataatggCCAGTATCCTATGGGGCTCAGTGTTTTGTAGTAATGCATGCTAAACTGTGCTACAGCTGGTAATTTACTAACCCCAGATTTACTGTagtctctatacacacacaccattctgtGGCTAGTGGAGAGTGGAAAGAGACCAAAGAAGTATCCAGCTATGTCCGTGTAACCCAGTTCATAAGGGTTACATCATCTGTTGAGGTCTGCTAAAGGTCTCAGCAGAAGTCCTCAGAGGTCTCAGCAGAAGATGTAATCACTTTATATCTGGTTATGAGGTCATAGgtgtgtagccaagggtccgtttaggggaattttattattattgttatagctcaaatattgcaagaggagggcctgcacaacagcccttgcagaatcgtctcctgTTGTGTAtatggagtagaccaggggatcccaataaatggaactgagacagacttctagaattaataaccaatttattataaaggaaaacacatacgattcactagcatacacacacacatacaaggctcaggaaaagcataggtagcatggaataggattttaggcatcactggggtgatacgtaccagaatgtagactccctccaggaatccaaatggaatatgaagctgatggcatgaggctcagccatggaatgaatGGCCAGGATCAAGAGTcgggagccaggtcagggttcaaggggacagagcttcccctgAAGTCCAACTggccagtgaacaggcaaatcgatgatatttataggcaaaatttgcttctggcaaaggtgctgatggtgagaacaaagagtttaattcttgcttttcacctgaAGTCCTGTCTgatgtcttagtggtcttaagctgctcggacaacagacctgggAAGGGaaagcctcaggcaaggcaaatatttctcttcctggtcctatgaaaTCCTCTTATGCGATccttagatatgatgatgtgggtgccctcaggggtgtgtgtacatgtcctcatgccttgctggcaatggtggacaggctagtagagttcatctaggggtcattaagggctatcatttataccaaattatatggagcagcatgggtaacaggtGATCCCCTTTCTTCTATCATAGCACAGAATGACTGTGATGGAAGAGTAAGTAAATAGGGGAGTGGTGCTTTGGTCATTGGAtagaggaatggaatggaataccAACATTTGCATCAACAAAAAAAGACATACATGGGCATAAGGTTGACTTCCACCCATGTATGCCACTAACATACGCGCCGGCCAATGAACGGCATATCTGAGAGTGTAGTAATTTAAATCATGGGCACTCACATTGCCTTGTTAATCCTCCAGTTTGCTTCTTCATGCTACTCTCTCTGTTCTGCAGCCAGGGCTCCCCAATTTATGGTTCTACCAGAAAAATATCCCATAGTCTTCTAAACAGTATAAACATATCTAGTTTTTCACCCCTTATCTTGTTGGAATGAGTGTGTAGTTATGTGAGTGCTGTGAAGGAAAGTTGCAGTCCATATCCTTTTTCCTCAGGTTCGGATGCAGCAGAGTGGCTTTCATTCTAGTGTGGCAGCGGCGCCCCCTCCGGCAGGGAGTGAAGACCCTGGGGGGTCGGTAGACCCCAGGGTTAGCAcgtgaaagaggaggaaggacagcCCCCCGAAATCAAGAAGGACCCAAGGAGGTTCAAATCAAGAAGGAgccaaggaggaggcagtggcaaCTCCTCAGCTACCTGGGAGCCATGAGGGGggtaaaaaaggaggaagaggacccCCCACCTCCCAGCCACCTGCCCCACAGCTGCCCCACCCGCGAGCCAAGGAGCCTGAACGGTCCAAGGGGCGAGGTGGAGACCGAGGTGGAGGACCGTGATAGGTCCCGGATCGTGAGAAAGAGGCCCTCTTCATCCTCCacatcatcatcctcttcctcaAGGGACCGGGATAAGCAGAAGGTAGTGAGGCAGTGAGGATGCCAAGAAAAAGGATTTGGATCTGCTCAAACAGCTGCGGGCTGAACTCAATGAGTGTTGTGGAGGAGTCTTGGAAGTTGTGGAGGAGAGAAGAAATGTTCCCTAGGAGTGGACTGCTAAAGGGTGGCCTGGCATTTGGGCCCCAAATTTAGGAAGGCATTGAGGATTTTGGTGAACAGGGTGTTGGTATTTTAGACCGAAGAGGAGATAAGCCTTTGCGTGAAGCTTTTTTTTCCCAGCCTGAAAAGTGCTGCTGTGGAGTTTtggtaccgtattttctggcatataagacgactttcAAAcctggaaaatcttctcaaagtttggggggggggcttatacGCCAGGTGCAGAAACCTCCGAGCTAGACTGGTCACCACAATGATGGGGGGAGCTGAAAAAACGGctgcagagctctgctctgggccccacaacaaacccaactcccagaattccatagcaaagagccagaccatAGAGTTAACGCACTGCCAAACctctatttctccagtgtggatgcaccacagttctcctcccccccccccccccccggatcccATCCTCCATTTCAGTGCTATGCTCCTCGGGTTACACAGCGCAGCAGAGGAATACAAGCTTGCAGCTGCACATTTTGcaagcaaagcaaaggcaaagcagtGCAAGCAATGGGGAAAGCAGAGCCAAATGGAACACAAGAGGTAGGGGCCTGGAGGGAGCTCCTTTTTTTTCTCTGCCAGGTCCGAAAGGGGAGTAAAAATAAAGAGGCCtggctcttttctttttaagtaccTCCTCTGGCCCTTCTCTCACTCACTTCATAAGAAGGAAAGCCAAGAGATAGGGAAGGAGGCGGAAAGAGTGATCTTTTATTTTAAACCCAGAGTGGGTTTTGTGGTGTTGCAAGGACCCACCTCAATGGCGCGAAATGAGGATTTTGCActagaaaggaggaaagggaggctgcatccacactggagaataacCCAGTGTGTACCGCTTAacgccctggctcaaggctatggattctgggagttggagtttgctgtggggtCCACTCGGGCCACAACAaacctccaactcccagaatccatagccttgagccagaaagagttaaagtggtgccaaccagttttttctccagtgtggatgcagcccgagTGTGCTGAGGGGAAAAAGACACCCCTCTCTGAGGCATCTCTTAGCCTTAGcatgcattggaagaggggtagtcttatatgccaaactctaacttttaaatggaaaagttgggggtctcttatacacccagtcgtcttatacaccagaagaTACGGTAGTTGAGTTTCTGTGCCAAGAGAACTTTGCCAGTATTTTTGGGCAGAGAATTGGAAAACTTTGGCTTGAAAACCAGATAAGTTAAGTTCCCTGGGGAATTCTTGTCCTGGTGCTGCTTCAGCTGCTATCTCTGATAATTGGCATTTCCAGGTATTtaatttgtaaattttatttaaagtttCAATAATGTTGCATAGAACTAAGCTGTGGTCTTCACAAACTCCTTCTTGGAACTGACTTATGTACTTTACAAGCTGGGTAATTCTTATACTAGGAGGGGAATGCTTTCAGGTTCCAAGAAAAATGTCCTGAAGGCAGGGATGTAAAATAATATTCACAAATGTTTTGGCCTTCAATGAGAGGGTGTTTCAAAATGTCCATACTTACTGTTCCCCTCTACAGTTGGTCACTAAGATTTTTCATTTGTTAGGACTTTTTTGTGAAAGTTATACATATGGGGGAGATATAcatgaaaatgtttcttttgtaaaacaaaacagaacaaacaccACTGAGCTATTTTTGTAGAATATAGTGTTTACTTTGCAAAAAAAACCTGTTTACTGCTTTGCTGCATTTTTGCACAAAAGTcccaaaatgtaataataataataataataataataataataataataataataaattgtttatttatagaccgcttttcctaagatcaaagcggtgtacagcatataaaataggtacaataaaaataaaaaaacatattaaaatacagaaaagctCTTGTGATTTCATTCTGCAGGTAGCAAGCTTTTTGCAAAGAATGAAAGtttcatgcaagaatgaaataagtgttAATTTAGATCCTTACTTGAGGTTAGGTCATCTGCTGTAAGAAGGCCAGAAATACAATTGCAAACTAGAACTCCAGTATGCttctttcaaataatttcctTCATACTTAGATGTCTCTTGTTATAAAATGAGTGCTGGTCTCTTGGATCTCCAAGCAATCATCCCCTTCCGTGTTCTTTTTAAGTAAGGTCTTAGAGCTTGGAATCCAGTGGTTGGAATTCAGGGAAATCTTGGCACTCTGGGCTGAGAGGGGTCTTACCATAattcctacatggtttgggtccaggttacctatgggattgccTCCTTTGTTGTAATCTGCCCtatacactcagatcctctgggtgACATGTAGTTCAACCAACCAGAACTggactggcaactgtcacccagacgACCTTTTCATCAGTTGCTCTTAGgctgtggaatgacttgccaggagagattcaacagctaaacatgatgtctgaattttaaaaagtattaaagacCTATTTCTTCCGATAGGTCTGCCTagttgattttaaactatgatttttaaactggaatattttaaattttatgttggatgattaTAATGTGTCCTgcatttatgtgttttaacttatgtgtttaaatggttttatttgtttaaatatattgtaCCCCACCTTGAGCATTGGGGAGGGGCAgggaataaattattattattattattattattattattattattattattactactactactactactactattattatttcttcgTGCTGctactccttctttccttccttccccagaaaGGCTCAGGAGAGTCAGAAGGAAATGAAACTCCTCTTGGATATGTATAAGTCAGCCCCCAAAGAGCAACGGGACAAGGTGCAGCTCATGGCAGCAGAGAAGAAGACCAAGGCTGAGGTGAGGGATGGCCTGCATAGAGATGCCTTTCTCCCTGAGATTGTCATTTTTCTGCACTCCCCACCTCCATTGTTCTAggccagaggtgggcaactgtggtgggTCCAGGGGCAAATGTTGGGACCCTCTGAGAGCCTCATAGACTGCCAAAAGAACATTGGAATGGTGTCTGATTTTGTAAAATAAGTATTTCTGATATTAAACAGTGCACAGGACCCTTGCATCCTAGTTGAAAGGGTGAATTGCTGCTCCTTGATATTTCCAGGTGTGGCAGTTTGCTCCATTTTGTGGTGTCCAGTAAAAGGGGAGTCTAAAGAATGTGGAGGAATTTAGGGTCACAAAAGCCAGCCATGGTGCACCTTGGAGCCAGTTGACATGAGAGGGAAAGATGAAGAAGATGTTTTTCACATAGCATTGCTCAAGTTCTTCCAAGAAatcatgttttgctttttaaaactaaataatCCTGCAGGGTTGTAATTTGCAGTATCGCTTAATGGATTGGGAAGGAACATATTATGGTTTTAGGGTTTATTTTTGCAAGGGATGAGGAGAGACCCCATTCTTTTTTGTCTTGCTTTGGCAGGTAGAGGAGCTAAGGGTGAGGATCCG from Sceloporus undulatus isolate JIND9_A2432 ecotype Alabama chromosome 6, SceUnd_v1.1, whole genome shotgun sequence carries:
- the RNF40 gene encoding LOW QUALITY PROTEIN: E3 ubiquitin-protein ligase BRE1B (The sequence of the model RefSeq protein was modified relative to this genomic sequence to represent the inferred CDS: inserted 4 bases in 3 codons; deleted 3 bases in 2 codons; substituted 1 base at 1 genomic stop codon), producing the protein MSGATSKRAAGDGGSGPPEKKANREEKTTTTLIEPIRLGGISSTEEMDLKVLQFKNKKLAERLEQRQAFEDELRERIEKLEKRQATDDATLLIVNRYWKQLDETVQVLLRRYDGGCEQTQEEHKLESAGGELDPSTLGQEGLERREGVLSPITPPALWKSVDLVLNEPSLSFLATLASSSSEEIELQLQERMEFSKAAVSRIVEVSDKIHRRTEELCQKIHARVEFDQLEEAVKALNKDLTRENRHLQDLTTQLQEKHHKISLEYTELQDKVTSSETKVLEMETTIEDLQWDIEKLRKREQKLNKHLAEALEQLNSGYYASGSSGGFQGGQITLSMQKFEMLNAELEENQELANSRMAELEKLQHEMQQAVRTNEKLKVALRSLPEEAVKETLEYKVLQSQFSLLYNESLQVKTQLDEARALLLTTKNSHLRHIEHMESDELNLQKKLRTEVIQLEDTLAQVRKEYEMLRIEFEQNLAANEQAGPINREMRHLISSLQNHNHQLKGDVQRYKRKLREVQAEINKVRMQQSGFHSSVAAAPPPAGSEDPGGXGRPQGXHVKEEEGQPPEIKKDXKEVQIKKEPREAVATPQLPGSHEGGKKGGRGPPTSQPPAPQLPHPRAKEPERSKGRGGDRGGDRDRSRIVRKRPSSSSTSSSSSSRDRDKQKVVXGSEDAKKKDLDLLKQLRAELKKAQESQKEMKLLLDMYKSAPKEQRDKVQLMAAEKKTKAEVEELRVRIRELEEKEKKESKKMADEDALRKIKLAEEQIEHLQKKLAATKQEEEALLSEMDVTGQAFEDMQEQNMRLNQQLREKDDANFKLMSERIKSNQIHKLLREEKDELAEQVLALKSQVDTQLLVVQKLEEKERVLQGNLGTVEKELTLRSQALELNKRKAVEAAQLAEDLKVQLEHVQCKLKEIQTCMAENRAAKEKESFNLKRAQEDISRLRRKLEKQRKVEVYADADEILQEEIKEYKAKLTCPCCNTRKKDAVLTKCFHVFCFDCVKTRYDTRQRKCPKCNAAFGAHDFHRIYIS